In one Colletotrichum destructivum chromosome 2, complete sequence genomic region, the following are encoded:
- a CDS encoding Putative glucose-methanol-choline oxidoreductase, FAD/NAD(P)-binding domain superfamily, with product MRVVHVLTTFVAALGLTSGAPTEDEARQHAEHKRQLGSSAGDLGKDATFDYVIVGGGTAGLVLANRLSAKSDITVAVIEAGTFYQITNPIIGNTPAGDTLFAGSSPLDTNPLVDWNFVTQSQAGANNRRIHYARGKCLGGSSARNFMIYQRGTKQSYQKWADAVGDDSYTWDALLPHFKKSVKFTPPGSSRFPNASAEYNLDAFSPSGGPLDVSYANYAQPFSTYLEPSLNEIGIPQAQDFNSGELMGAQYCSDTIQPSTQKRESSQTSFLSEAIGRKNLKVYQLSLAKKILFDGSKTATGIVVSSNLGLTTYTLKARKEVILSAGAFQSPQLLMVSGVGPKEQLNKFKIPIVAERPGVGQNMEDHVFFGPTWRVKVQTLTRLANDLIYTAAQFATTYSIFKQGPLTNPVCDFLGWEKTPRELISAEAAAVLDNEFPADWPEIEYLTAPGYVGDFSNLLLTQPRDGFQYATILGGLVAPLSRGTVTLASADTKDLPLIDPKWLTDPTDVAVAVATFKRLRQAFASNAMRPVLADNKEYFPGAKVETDAQILQNIRNTVMTIWHASCTCRMGKTDDPMAVVDKDARVIGVNGLRVVDASSFALLPPGHPQSTVYVLAEKIAAEILSGL from the exons ATGCGCGTCGTCCACGTCCTCACCACCTTCGTTGCCGCCCTGGGCCTCACCAGCGGCGCCCCTACCGAAGACGAAGCTCGCCAACATGCCGAGCACAAGCGCCAGCTCGGCTCCAGCGCCGGAGATCTCGGAAAGGACGCGACCTTTGACTATGTCattgtcggcggcggcaccgccggTCTCGTCCTGGCCAACCGGCTGAGCGCCAAGAGCGATatcaccgtcgccgtcatcgaggccggcacGTTCTATCAGATCACCAAccccatcatcggcaacaCGCCCGCCGGCGACACTCTGTTTGCCGGCTCCAGCCCCCTCGACACCAACCCGCTGGTGGACTGGAACTTTGTCACTCAGAGCCAGGCCGGTGCCAACAACCGCCGCATCCACTACGCCCGCGGCAAGTGTCTTGGTGGAAG CTCTGCTCGCAACTTCATGATCTACCAACGCGGCACCAAGCAGTCCTACCAGAAGTGGgcggacgccgtcggcgacgacagctACACCTGGGACGCCCTTCTCCCGCACTTCAAGAAGAGCGTCAAGTTCACGCCACCCGGCTCTTCTCGCTTCCccaacgccagcgccgaGTACAACCTCGACGCCTTCTCCCCGTCGGGAGGACCTCTCGACGTCTCGTACGCCAACTACGCCCAGCCGTTCAGCACGTACCTCGAGCCCTCTCTCAACGAGATCGGCATCCCGCAGGCCCAGGACTTCAACAGCGGCGAGCTGATGGGCGCCCAGTACTGCTCCGACACCATCCAGCCCAGCACCCAGAAGCGCGAGTCCAGCCAGACGTCCTTCCTCAGCGAGGCCATCGGCCGCAAGAACCTGAAGGTCTACCagctctctctcgccaagaaGATCCTCTTCGACGGCAGCAAGACCGCCACGGGTATCGTCGTCTCGTCCAACCTCGGCCTCACCACCTACACCCtcaaggcccgcaaggagGTCATCCTgtccgccggcgccttccAGAGCCCCCAGCTCCTCATGGTGTCCGGCGTCGGCCCCAAGGAGCAGCTCAACAAGTTCAAGAtccccatcgtcgccgagcgcCCCGGTGTCGGCCAGAACATGGAGGACCACGTCTTCTTCGGTCCCACGTGGCGCGTCAAGGTCCAGACGCTTACCCGTCTGGCCAACGACCTCATCTACACCGCCGCCCAGTTCGCCACCACCTACTCAATCTTCAAGCAAGGTCCTCTGACGAACCCGGTCTGCGATTTCCTCGGCTGGGAGAAGACGCCCCGCGAGCTCATctccgccgaggccgccgcggtGCTGGATAACGAGTTCCCCGCCGACTGGCCCGAGATCGAGTACCTCACCGCGCCGGGCTACGTCGGCGACTTCtccaacctcctcctcacccaGCCCCGGGACGGATTCCAGTACGccaccatcctcggcggcctcgtcgcgccGCTCTCCAGGGGCACCGTCACgctcgcctcggccgacaCCAAGGACCTGCCCCTCATCGACCCCAAGTGGCTCACCGACCCgaccgacgtcgccgtcgccgtcgccacgtTCAagcgcctccgccaggcCTTCGCCAGCAACGCCATGCGGCCCGTCCTGGCCGACAACAAGGAGTACTTCCCCggcgccaaggtcgagacgGACGCCCAGATCCTCCAGAACATCCGCAACACGGTCATGACAATCTGGCATGCCAGCTGCACGTGCCGCATGGGCAAGACGGACGACcccatggccgtcgtcgacaaggacgcCAGGGTCATTGGTGTGAACGGTCTGCgagtcgtcgacgccagcaGCTTTGCGCTGTTGCCTCCTGGCCACCCCCAGAGCACCGTCTACgtcctggccgagaagatcgCGGCCGAGATTCTGAGTGGCTTGTAG
- a CDS encoding Putative WD40/YVTN repeat-like-containing domain superfamily: MRNAGFLLAAAASVRAACTWKNVHTGAGGGFVPGISFHPTEPGVAYARTDIGGLYRLNADDSWTPVTDANGFASDVSWGNWGIDALALDPADASKVYIATGLYTNDWDPNNGSIARSSDKGETWELTPLPFKVGGNMPGRGTGERLAVDPKNPEILYFGARSGNGLWKSTDSGASFSKVTSFEAVGTFRPGPETDAYNGDIQGLTFVTFDETSEILDGATSRIFVGTADNITASVYVSNDAGATWSPVAGQPAKFFPHKARLQPAEKVIYFTYSDGTGPYDGTLGGVYKYDLTSGTWTDITPTSGTDLFYGFGGLGVDMKKPGTLVVATLNSWYPDAILFRSTDSGATWKRIWSYGADGKVAPQYTISAENAPWIETNFLDIDTKKLGWMIESLEIDPTNSDKWLYGTGLTIYGGNDLTNWDKNKTVTVSSLASGIEEMAISSLASAPGGPELLMATLDNNGFTYGSVADLEKAPQTAWTDPWWASSVSVDFAGNDATKVVRVGKATDSPQLALSKDSGATWAVLNSTGTAATDGTVAYSADGDVILWSTLSAGVLAIRNGGKPENVSLPASSVIASDKRDNKIFYAASKAVFYVSTDGAATFTESPLANVTDIRHIAAHPTTAGELFVSTNSGVFHSTDSGKTFAPVSSPVNAHAVSVGKGDGAGWNLYVFGEGADGKKLYGSADLGATWVDLQGDQSFGALDGASLVGSANEANVVYVGTNGRGVLYSSCPVANSTAAPASVRRHTHGRPMRLGRSPRRH, from the exons ATGAGGAACGCCGGATTTCTTCTGGCTGCCGCGGCATCCGTCCGGGCCGCATGCACATGGAAGAACGTTCACACCGGAGCTGGGGGCGGCTTCGTCCCGGGCATCTCTTTCCACCCGACCGAGCCGGGCGTCGCGTACGCCCGCACCGACATCGGCGGCCTCTACCGCCTGAACGCCGACGATTCGTGGACCCCCGTGACCGATGCCAACGGCTTCGCAAGCGACGTCAGCTGGGGCAACTGGGGAATCGACGCCCTAGCCCTCGACCCGGCGGACGCTTCTAAAGTGTACATCGCGACGGGACTGTACACCAACGACTG GGACCCTAACAATGGCTCCATCGCCCGCAGCTCTGATAAGGGCGAGACTTGGGAGCTCACACCTCTGCCAttcaaggtcggcggcaacATGCCCGGCCGCGGAACCGGCGAGAGGCTTGCTGTTGACCCCAAGAACCCAGAGATTCTTTACTTTGGTGCTCGCAGCGGCAATGGCTTGTGGAAGAGCACGGATAGCG GCGCTTCTTTCTCCAAGGTCACTTCCTTCGAGGCCGTGGGTACTTTCCGCCCCGGCCCGGAAACCGATGCCTACAACGGTGATATCCAG GGCTTGACGTTCGTCACCTTTGACGAGACATCCGAaatcctcgacggcgccacCTCGAGAATCTTTGTTGGGACCGCCGACAACATCACCGCCTCGGTCTACGTCAGCAACGATGCCGGTGCGACCTGGagccccgtcgccggccagcCGGCCAAGTTCTTCCCTCACAAGGCCAGGCTGCAgccggccgagaaggtcATCTACTTCACCTACTCGGACGGCACCGGCCCCTACGACGGCACCCTCGGCGGTGTTTACAAGTACGACCTCACCTCCGGCACGTGGACCGACATCACCCCGACCTCGGGCACCGATCTCTTCTACGGCTTTGGCGGGTTGGGCGTCGACATGAAGAAGCCAGGCACCCTCGTGGTCGCCACCCTCAACAGCTGGTACCCGGACGCCATCCTCTTCCGTTCGACCGACTCCGGCGCCACCTGGAAGAGGATCTGGAGctacggcgccgacggcaaaGTTGCGCCCCAGTACACCATCAGCGCCGAGAAC GCCCCCTGGATCGAGACCaacttcctcgacatcgacaccAAGAAGCTCGGCTGGATGATCGAGTCCCTCGAGATCGATCCCACCAACAGCGACAAGTGGCTCTACGGCACCGGCCTCACTATctacggcggcaacgacCTGACCAACTGggacaagaacaagaccGTCACCGTCTCCAGTCTGGCCTCGGGCATCGAGGAGATGGCCATCTCCAGCCTCGCCAGCGCCCCCGGCGGCCCTGAGCTGCTGATGGCCACCCTCGACAACAACGGCTTCACCTACGgctccgtcgccgacctcgagaaggCGCCCCAGACGGCCTGGACGGACCCGTGGTGGGCGAGCAGCGTCTCGGTCGACTTCGCCGGCAACGACGCCACAAAGGTCGTGCGCGTCGGCAAGGCCACCGACTCCCCCCAGCTCGCCCTCAGCAAGGACAGCGGCGCCACCTGGGCCGTCCTGAACTCGACCGggaccgccgccaccgacggcaccgtcgcctactcggccgacggcgatgtcATCCTCTGGTCGACCCTTAGCGCCGGCGTCCTGGCCATCCGCAACGGAGGGAAGCCCGAGAACGTCTCCCTGCCCGCGAGCAGCGTCATCGCCAGCGACAAGAGGGACAACAAGATCTTCTACGCGGCCTCCAAGGCCGTCTTCTACGTTTCgaccgacggcgccgccacctTCACCGAGTCCCCCCTTGCCAACGTCACGGACATCCGCCACATCGCCGCGCAtcccaccaccgccggcgagctcTTCGTCTCGACCAACTCGGGCGTCTTCCACAGCACCGACTCCGGCAAGACCTTCGCCCCCGTCTCGAGCCCCGTGAACGCCCacgccgtctccgtcggcaagggcgacggcgccggctggAACCTGTATGTcttcggcgagggcgccgacggcaagaagCTCTACGGCAGCGCCGATCTCGGCGCCACCTGGGTCGACCTCCAGGGCGACCAGAGCTTCGGCGCTCTCGATGGTGCTTCGCTGGTTGGCTCGGCCAACGAGGCCAACGTCGTCTATGTCGGCACCAACGGCCGCGGTGTGCTGTACAGCTCGTGCCCCGTCGCCAACTCTACCGCTGCTCCCGCTAGCGTGAGGAGACACACGCACGGCAGGCCGATGAGACTCGGAAGATCTCCTCGTAGGCATTGA
- a CDS encoding Putative tannase/feruloyl esterase, alpha/Beta hydrolase: protein MDLGTCPLQRPFSDMKSFNLSAMLLVPAAQLVMSAFADDCSALATTLKLPNTTVWFSTALPAGTNITFPENHPTCGRPNQVINVDICRVSMLTTTGPASNISLEAWLPSNWTGRFLSTGNGGTGGCIQYEDISYAVSRGFAAVGANNGHNGTIGSPFLNNPGVIEDFAYRSLHTGVVIGKETTKAFYGKEHTKSYYLGCSTGGRQGFKEAQEFPDDFDGIVAGAPALSFTNLTSWSGHFFTATGTPDKPTFLSAALWNLVYKDVLAQCDGLDGHVDGIIEDPDLCHYRPEALICGTGQTENCLTGTQAETVRTVFGDLYGLDGTLVYPRLQPGAQATAMLLAGRSFSYTTDWFQNVVYNDTNWDPATLGPKDYATAAAQNPGNIQTWNGDLSGVRDRGTKVLHYHGLQDPIISSDNSARYYNHVSRTMGLTSAELDDFYRYFRISGMNHCSGGPGASFIGNQEKAVAGYEPERNVLSAIVRWVEEGVAPDSILGTAFVNGTKGGEVAFTRKHCKYPTRNVYKEGDPNSADSWNCV from the coding sequence ATGGACTTGGGAACCTGCCCTCTTCAACGCCCATTCTCCGACATGAAGTCCTTCAACCTCTCCGCCATGCTGCTGGTgccggcggcccagctcgtcATGAgcgccttcgccgacgacTGCAGCGCCCTCGCCACCACCCTGAAGCTGCCCAACACCACCGTCTGGTTCTCGACCGCCCTCCCCGCCGGCACGAACATCACTTTCCCGGAGAACCACCCAACGTGCGGCCGCCCCAACCAGGTCATCAACGTCGACATCTGCCGCGTGTCGATGCTGACGACCACGGGCCCCGCGAGCAACATCTCTCTCGAGGCCTGGCTCCCATCCAACTGGACCGGTCGCTTCCTGAGCACCGGCAACGGAGGAACGGGCGGCTGCATCCAGTACGAAGACATCTCCTATGCCGTGTCCCgcggcttcgccgccgtcggtgccAACAACGGACACAACGGCACCATCGGCTCGCCGTTCCTCAACAACCCGGGCGTCATCGAGGACTTCGCCTACCGCTCCCTGCAcaccggcgtcgtcatcggaAAGGAGACGACCAAGGCCTTTTACGGCAAGGAGCACACCAAGTCGTACTACCTCGGATGCTCGACCGGCGGCAGGCAGGGCTTCAAGGAGGCCCAGGAGTTCCCGGACGACTTTGACGGCATCGTGGCCGGCGCGCCCGCCCTGTCCTTCACCAACCTGACCTCCTGGAGCGGCCACTTCTTTACCGCCACCGGCACCCCGGACAAGCCGACCTTCCTGTCGGCCGCCCTCTGGAACCTCGTCTACAAGGACGTCCTGGCGCAGTGCGACGGTCTTGACGGCCAcgtcgacggcatcatcgaGGATCCGGACCTGTGCCACTACCGCCCTGAGGCCCTCATCTGCGGCACCGGCCAGACCGAGAACTGCTTGACTGGCACCCAGGCCGAGACGGTCCGCACCGTCTTCGGCGACCTGTACGGCCTGGACGGGACCCTCGTTTATCCCCGTCTCCAGCCCGGCGCCCAGGCCACGGCCATGCTGCTCGCCGGCCGCTCGTTCTCCTACACGACGGACTGGTTCCAGAACGTCGTCTACAACGACACCAACTGGGACCCGGCCACCCTCGGCCCCAAGGACtacgccacggccgccgcgcagAACCCGGGCAACATTCAGACCTGGAACGGCGACCTCTCGGGCGTCCGGGACCGCGGCACCAAGGTGCTGCACTACCACGGCCTCCAGGACCCCATCATCAGCAGCGACAACTCGGCGCGCTACTACAACCACGTCTCGCGCACCATGGGCCTCACctcggccgagctcgacgacttTTACCGCTACTTCCGCATCTCCGGCATGAACCACTGCAGCGGCGGGCCCGGCGCCAGCTTCATCGGCAACcaggagaaggccgtcgccggctACGAGCCCGAGCGCAACGTCCTCTCGGCCATTGTCCGGtgggtcgaggagggcgtcgcccCGGATTCGATCCTCGGCACCGCCTTTGTCAACGGCaccaagggcggcgaggtcgcctTCACCCGTAAGCACTGCAAGTACCCGACGCGCAACGTGTACAAGGAGGGAGACCCCAACTCGGCGGACAGCTGGAACTGTGTTTAA
- a CDS encoding Putative cytochrome P450 — translation MDVNGSSASPSWADYASSKLPSPDSTTTNSALYLLALLAVVSVFAAPIRNRLRSVEIYPVINTTKEEYLKEGKALLARGAKEYGGKPFRVYTGQGTLTVLAPEFVHEVKNDERLSSTEFLLAYWQAGTPGFEPYISSGSELIREMIRTRLTPGDVAKLSQPLADEAADALRDVFTDDEEWHEITLASAIPQIVARVSALVFLGPELCRDPVWLDITINYPSKAMAAAKVLRSYPSPIRRLVHWFLPCCRELRRMLRTARLAIEPIQRRRREQEAGAGGAASDNALAWIEKLASKQKDTTAQTAAFQQLGLSILANASSTDLISQNILDLCRNPELIEPLRDEVLRETRGGWKTSSLYGLRLMDSVLKETLRLKPIASVALGRRVMEDGVRLSDGSLLPRTTGVAVSSAKMWDPEIYPRPETFDGHRFLRMRESGNNEHVAQLASVSPEHLGFGLGPHACPGRFLGSNSAKLIMSYILLRYEFKLADDIDAAAVDPVRFGFSTLANPRAKVCIRRRKDTA, via the exons ATGGACGTCAACGgttcgtcggcgtcgcccagCTGGGCCGACTACGCGTCCTCGAAGCTGCCGTCACCGGACTCGACCACCACCAACTCGGCCCTCTAcctgctggcgctgctcgCCGTGGTCTCCGTCTTCGCGGCGCCGATCCGGAACAGGCTTCGGAGTGTCGAGATCTACCCGGTCATCAACACGACCAAGGAGGAGTACCTCAAAGAAGGCAaagccctcctcgccaggggCGCCAAGGAGTACGGCGGCAAGCCCTTCCGAGTGTACACGGGCCAGGGCACCCTCACGGTGCTGGCGCCCGAGTTCGTGCACGAGGTGAAGAACGATGAAAGGCTGAGCTCGACCGAGTTCCTGTTGGCCTACTGGCAGGCTGGGACGCCGGGGTTTGAGCCGTACATCAGCTCCGGGAGCGAGTTGATTCGCGAGATGATACGAACACGCCTGACTCCGGGCGACGTTG CCAAGCTGTCGCAGCCCCTTGCAGACGAAGCAGCCGATGCTCTCCGAGACGTCTTTACCGACGATGAAG AATGGCACGAAATAACCCTCGCCTCGGCGATCCCGCAAatcgtcgcccgcgtctCGGcgctcgtcttcctcggccccGAACTCTGCCGCGACCCAGTCTGGctcgacatcaccatcaactACCCGAGCAAAGcgatggccgccgccaaggtgCTGCGGTCCTACCCGTCGCCGATCCGTCGCCTCGTGCACTGGTTCCTGCCCTGCTGCCGCGAGCTCCGGCGGATGCTCCGCACGGCGCGCCTGGCCATCGAGCCGatccagcggcggcggcgggaacaggaggccggggcgggcggcgcggcgtcCGACAACGCGCTGGCGTGgatcgagaagctggcgAGCAAGCAGAAGGACACGACGGcgcagacggcggcgttccAGCAGCTGGGGCTGTCGATCCTCGCCAACGCGTCGTCCACGGACCTGATCTCGCAGAACATCCTGGACCTGTGCCGCAACCCGGAGCTGATCGAGCCGCTGAGGGACGAGGTCCTGCGGGAGACCCGTGGCGGGTGGAAGACGTCGTCACTATACGGGCTCAGGCTCATGGACAGCGTGTTGAAGGAGACGCTGCGGCTGAAGCCCATCGCGTCAG TTGCCCTTGGACGCCGAGTCATGGAGGACGGAGTGAGATTGAGCGATGGTAGCTTGCTCCCAAGGACGACGGGCGTGGCCGTTTCCTCGGCCAAGATGTGGGATCCC GAGATCTACCCGAGGCCCGAAACGTTTGACGGGCACCGCTTCCTTCGCATGCGCGAGTCCGGCAACAACGAGCacgtcgcccagctcgccAGCGTGTCGCCGGAGCACCTCGGGTTCGGACTCGGGCCACATGCGTGTCCCGGCCGGTTCCTAGGCTCGAACTCCGCCAAGCTGATCATGTCGTACATCCTGCTCCGGTACGAGTtcaagctggccgacgacatcgacgcggcggcggtcgatCCAGTGCGGTTCGGGTTCTCCACGTTGGCGAATCCCAGAGCCAAGGTTTGTATCAGACGAAGGAAGGATACTGCGTAA